From the Pseudoalteromonas tunicata genome, one window contains:
- a CDS encoding efflux RND transporter periplasmic adaptor subunit: protein MKSLWIKARLFFNSIMLFLMVLTFVVGNAEGSNIINFASKDSHQHETFDNQDSHQHETFDNQDSQHTDESLDDHDERIVMSDEIVQKAGIGIKHAAPETIKHTLQLFGEITAIPEQQFLVSAPYSGLVESLKVKVGDLVVKGQVLATIHNTASLNSYDVVAPASGEISHKYVRLGERITEQPLFEITDLSTVRLQMSAFSADLEQLALGQTVQVRDLHDHNATLTQISYLSARMNTQHIAQAQAVLPNNMGFWRPGAHVKADVTVSNRQVKVVVAKTALQQFENQLVVFVRQDNAFIVKPVQLGQADDTYVEIISGLVAGERYASDNSFVLKADLMKASANHAH, encoded by the coding sequence ATGAAATCATTATGGATAAAAGCGCGCTTATTTTTTAACAGTATCATGTTGTTTTTAATGGTGTTGACGTTTGTTGTGGGCAATGCAGAGGGCAGTAACATTATTAACTTTGCCTCTAAAGACTCTCACCAGCATGAGACTTTTGACAATCAAGACTCTCACCAGCATGAGACTTTTGACAATCAAGACTCGCAGCACACAGATGAGTCTTTGGATGATCATGATGAACGGATTGTCATGAGCGATGAGATTGTACAAAAAGCGGGGATAGGCATAAAGCATGCAGCTCCAGAAACCATTAAGCACACCTTGCAACTTTTTGGTGAAATTACCGCTATTCCCGAACAGCAATTTTTAGTGAGTGCACCTTATAGTGGTTTAGTTGAATCTCTTAAAGTGAAAGTTGGAGACTTGGTGGTTAAAGGCCAAGTGCTGGCAACTATTCATAATACTGCCAGTTTAAATAGTTACGATGTTGTTGCACCTGCAAGCGGTGAAATTAGCCACAAATATGTGCGCTTAGGAGAGCGCATCACCGAACAACCCTTGTTCGAAATTACCGATTTATCGACCGTTAGGCTACAAATGTCTGCTTTTAGTGCTGATTTAGAGCAATTAGCCTTAGGTCAAACGGTGCAAGTGCGCGATTTACACGACCACAATGCCACACTTACACAAATCAGCTATCTCTCAGCTCGGATGAATACGCAGCATATCGCGCAAGCTCAAGCGGTATTACCCAATAACATGGGTTTTTGGCGCCCAGGTGCCCATGTTAAAGCCGATGTCACGGTATCAAATCGTCAAGTAAAGGTTGTAGTCGCCAAAACAGCATTACAGCAATTTGAAAATCAATTAGTGGTCTTTGTGCGCCAAGATAATGCCTTTATTGTCAAGCCTGTGCAATTAGGTCAGGCCGATGATACCTATGTTGAGATTATCTCGGGTCTTGTGGCGGGGGAGCGTTATGCCAGTGACAATAGTTTTGTTTTAAAAGCAGACCTGATGAAGGCCAGCGCTAATCATGCACACTAG
- a CDS encoding response regulator has translation MFNIIYAIRMRYRWALIAIAILVSCSGVLIQYLLSIQKTDSKIINIAGKQRMLSQKIALEANILINSLNNPANLIDIASQQQRLRDSLTTFVENHHFLTAKNNAGHYHYLNPQLISIYFKPPVLLDEKVALFSQEVETILARSNTSLAQTDMLDLVQLSLLLQQLNQAVALFERAAVDKVNLISRIEVVFWSITLLLLLIELKFIFQPMEKLVIESIEKVELQKSQLKQSYQLKERFIARASHEFRTPLQVVMAAIDESLAKDSNNSALQQAKKSTLKIISLVDDLTKLQTLQRGQWQLDPKVSNLKATLTTAIAPFKAQCEELHLAWHESIASELDVSVYCDHHALAQIAIELLTNAVKFTSTGAITFTAKWQVSNDSVLSVLISDTGDGFVDGFPYLIEADQKNYNTHFQGMQTGLERVQYMLAAMSATITLVANSLHGAQLQLAVPMTLVTRAVLPIVITSCLIVEDNPLNALVLSQSLQKLAIESQIVANGQAALDVLNHTSFDVIFMDLNMPILDGFETTTEIRNTLKLSTPIIVVTANTAQSEIHRAYQCGANYHIHKPFDLANLKAAISALS, from the coding sequence ATGTTTAACATTATTTATGCTATTAGAATGAGGTATCGGTGGGCGCTGATTGCGATTGCTATACTCGTCAGTTGTTCTGGTGTATTGATACAATATTTATTATCAATTCAAAAAACCGATAGCAAAATCATTAATATTGCTGGTAAGCAACGAATGCTTTCGCAAAAAATTGCGCTCGAAGCAAATATCTTAATCAATAGCTTAAATAATCCAGCCAATCTGATTGATATCGCATCACAACAACAACGATTACGTGATTCTTTAACCACATTTGTTGAAAATCATCACTTTCTTACCGCTAAAAATAATGCGGGTCATTATCACTACTTAAACCCACAATTGATTAGTATATACTTTAAACCACCTGTTTTACTTGATGAAAAAGTGGCTCTTTTTAGTCAAGAAGTTGAAACGATTTTAGCACGCAGCAATACATCTCTTGCTCAAACAGACATGTTGGATCTAGTTCAACTTTCGCTTTTGCTGCAACAGTTAAATCAAGCTGTAGCGCTCTTTGAGCGTGCTGCGGTAGATAAAGTAAATTTAATTTCACGTATTGAAGTTGTATTTTGGTCTATCACGTTACTTTTGCTTTTAATTGAATTGAAATTTATTTTTCAACCTATGGAAAAGCTAGTGATTGAATCAATTGAAAAAGTTGAGCTCCAAAAAAGCCAGCTAAAGCAAAGTTATCAATTAAAAGAGCGTTTTATTGCCAGAGCGAGTCATGAATTCCGTACGCCATTACAAGTTGTTATGGCAGCTATCGATGAATCACTGGCTAAAGACTCTAATAATAGTGCTTTGCAGCAAGCAAAAAAAAGCACCTTAAAAATAATCTCTTTGGTTGATGATTTAACCAAGCTTCAAACCTTACAAAGAGGGCAATGGCAGCTAGACCCTAAAGTGAGTAATTTAAAGGCTACGCTCACTACAGCGATTGCGCCTTTTAAAGCCCAATGTGAAGAGTTGCACTTAGCATGGCATGAATCAATAGCCTCTGAGCTAGATGTGTCGGTTTATTGTGACCATCACGCTTTGGCTCAGATAGCCATCGAGCTTTTGACTAACGCGGTCAAATTTACCTCAACTGGCGCGATTACTTTCACTGCAAAGTGGCAAGTATCAAATGATAGTGTGCTCAGTGTACTGATTAGTGATACAGGTGATGGTTTTGTTGATGGTTTTCCTTATCTAATTGAGGCGGATCAAAAAAACTACAACACTCATTTCCAAGGAATGCAAACAGGACTCGAACGAGTGCAGTATATGTTAGCTGCAATGTCAGCAACCATAACTTTAGTAGCCAACAGCCTGCATGGCGCTCAATTGCAGCTTGCGGTGCCAATGACATTAGTGACGCGAGCAGTATTACCTATAGTTATTACGTCTTGTTTAATCGTTGAAGATAATCCACTTAATGCCTTGGTTTTATCGCAATCACTACAAAAGTTAGCGATTGAAAGCCAGATTGTAGCCAATGGTCAAGCAGCACTTGATGTGCTTAATCACACATCATTTGATGTTATTTTTATGGATTTAAATATGCCGATATTAGATGGGTTTGAAACTACAACTGAAATTCGAAATACGCTAAAGCTGTCGACCCCTATTATTGTTGTGACCGCCAATACTGCCCAAAGTGAGATTCATCGTGCATATCAATGTGGTGCAAATTATCATATTCATAAGCCTTTTGATTTAGCTAACCTTAAAGCCGCTATTTCTGCATTGAGTTAA
- a CDS encoding efflux RND transporter permease subunit, whose translation MIDTLLKASLAKPWRVMFLTLLLGLFALWQATKLPVDAVPDITNVQVQINTVSDGFSPLETEQRITYAIETAMAGLPQLAYTRSLSRFGLSQVTVIFKEGTDIYWARQLVSERLQLARAELPVGIEPQMGPIVSGLGEIFSYSVTALPNAQKPDGSFYNAEDLRTLQDWVIKPQLLKVVGVTEINTIGGFVREYQVIPDPFKLLAMKLTFEQLAKVLERNNNNVGAGFIEQNGEQWLIRSVGQLGDIQDIENLVIASKDSALIRIKDVADVIIAKQLRTGAATQNGQEVVLGTVMMLLGENSRTVAIDVAKQLTAINSRLPTGVLAQVNYNRTTLVDKTIATVRTNLFEGALLVVIVLLLFLGNIRAAIITALVIPLSMLFALTGMAANNMSGNLMSLGAIDFGLIVDGSVIVVENCLRQLGIAQQQRGRLLDLGERLAIVFAATKAVMTPALFGVGIIMLVYVPIFALDGVEGKMFQPMAFTVIAALFGALVLAMTFVPAAIALFVKGPISEHENKLMVLLRSMYRPLLSTALRLPLVVMILALVVLISAFWQAKQMGSEFLPKLDEGDVAMHAMRIVGTSLSQSVAMQQLIEQEIITLPQVLRVFSKIGTPEVATDPMPPNVADTFIILKPRAQWPDPTLTREQLVNQIREKVTPLPGNNYEFTQPIEMRFNELIAGVRSDIAVRVYGDDLETLQQVGKQLTKVLESVAGTKDVAMEQAAGLPVISITPKAEHLALAGMDVATMQQVLQNAVGGQQVGVIFEGDKRFNLVVRLPENQRSNIEALGRIPIALAQEGHAELQFLPLAEVASLTEQIGPNQINRESGKRNVVITANVSGRDLGSVISDIQQKMAAVSLPPGYWLDYGGTFKQLQSATARLTLVVPLTLLLILLMLYSALNNWRDTLVVFSGVPFALCGGVFALLLRDMPISISAAVGFIALCGIAVLNGIVMVSFIRQLQYQGQSLDEAIMSGAMSRLRPVLMTALVASLGFIPMAFNIGTGAEIQRPLATVVIGGIVSSTLLTLLVLPAIYRLAERLRIK comes from the coding sequence ATGATAGATACGCTCTTAAAAGCCTCTTTAGCAAAGCCGTGGCGAGTTATGTTTTTGACCTTGCTGCTTGGTCTGTTTGCACTTTGGCAAGCGACAAAATTACCCGTAGATGCAGTGCCCGATATTACGAATGTGCAAGTGCAAATTAATACGGTGAGTGATGGTTTCTCGCCACTTGAAACCGAACAACGTATCACTTATGCCATTGAAACGGCTATGGCTGGTTTACCACAATTGGCTTATACCCGTTCTTTATCGCGCTTTGGTTTATCGCAAGTGACGGTGATTTTTAAAGAAGGAACCGATATTTATTGGGCGCGGCAATTAGTCTCTGAGCGTTTACAGCTGGCACGAGCCGAGCTTCCTGTGGGCATTGAGCCACAAATGGGCCCGATAGTGTCAGGCTTGGGTGAAATATTTTCGTATTCAGTCACCGCATTGCCAAATGCACAAAAACCCGATGGCAGCTTCTATAACGCTGAAGATTTAAGAACCTTACAAGATTGGGTGATCAAACCGCAATTGTTAAAAGTGGTAGGTGTCACTGAAATCAATACCATAGGTGGTTTTGTGCGTGAATATCAGGTTATCCCCGATCCGTTTAAATTATTGGCGATGAAATTGACCTTTGAGCAGTTGGCAAAGGTGCTTGAGCGTAACAATAACAATGTTGGTGCTGGGTTTATTGAGCAAAATGGTGAGCAATGGTTAATCCGTTCAGTTGGCCAATTGGGTGATATTCAAGACATCGAAAACCTAGTGATCGCATCAAAAGACAGTGCACTCATTCGTATTAAAGATGTGGCCGATGTCATTATTGCTAAGCAGTTACGCACCGGTGCCGCGACACAAAATGGTCAAGAGGTGGTACTTGGTACAGTCATGATGTTGTTAGGTGAGAACAGTCGTACGGTCGCAATTGATGTTGCTAAGCAATTAACCGCGATTAACAGTCGATTGCCAACCGGAGTGCTGGCGCAGGTTAATTACAATCGTACCACCTTGGTGGATAAAACGATTGCCACGGTTCGCACCAATTTGTTTGAAGGTGCGTTGCTGGTGGTGATTGTTCTGTTGTTGTTTTTAGGCAATATACGCGCAGCAATAATCACGGCATTAGTGATCCCGCTCAGTATGCTGTTTGCCCTTACAGGCATGGCAGCAAATAATATGAGTGGTAACTTAATGAGTTTAGGTGCAATTGATTTTGGCTTGATTGTGGATGGTTCGGTAATTGTGGTTGAAAACTGTTTGCGCCAACTGGGGATCGCTCAGCAGCAACGAGGTCGATTATTAGATTTAGGAGAGCGCCTTGCAATTGTGTTTGCTGCCACTAAAGCGGTAATGACACCTGCGCTATTTGGTGTGGGGATTATTATGCTGGTCTATGTGCCAATTTTTGCACTGGATGGTGTTGAAGGAAAAATGTTTCAACCAATGGCATTTACCGTTATTGCAGCACTTTTTGGTGCGCTTGTCCTTGCAATGACGTTTGTACCTGCAGCTATTGCTTTGTTTGTTAAGGGGCCTATCAGCGAGCATGAAAATAAACTGATGGTTTTGCTACGTAGCATGTACCGGCCTTTATTAAGTACGGCATTACGCTTACCTTTGGTGGTGATGATACTTGCTTTAGTAGTACTGATAAGTGCGTTTTGGCAAGCAAAACAAATGGGCTCTGAATTTTTACCTAAGCTTGATGAAGGTGATGTGGCAATGCATGCCATGCGAATTGTGGGCACCAGCTTGAGCCAATCTGTTGCAATGCAGCAATTGATTGAGCAAGAAATTATAACCCTTCCTCAAGTATTGCGGGTGTTTTCAAAAATTGGCACGCCTGAGGTTGCAACCGACCCCATGCCGCCAAATGTTGCTGATACCTTTATTATTTTAAAACCAAGAGCGCAATGGCCAGACCCTACTCTTACCCGCGAGCAGTTGGTGAACCAGATCCGTGAAAAAGTAACCCCTCTGCCGGGTAATAATTATGAGTTTACTCAGCCAATTGAAATGCGGTTTAACGAACTAATAGCGGGGGTGAGAAGTGATATTGCGGTACGAGTGTATGGTGATGACTTAGAAACATTACAGCAAGTTGGTAAGCAGCTGACAAAGGTATTAGAGAGTGTTGCTGGTACAAAAGATGTTGCGATGGAGCAGGCCGCTGGTTTACCTGTTATTTCAATCACGCCTAAAGCTGAGCATCTGGCGCTGGCTGGAATGGATGTGGCGACTATGCAGCAGGTTTTACAAAATGCCGTAGGTGGTCAACAGGTTGGCGTTATATTTGAGGGAGATAAGCGATTTAATTTAGTTGTAAGATTACCTGAAAATCAAAGAAGCAATATAGAAGCTCTGGGCCGTATTCCAATCGCACTGGCACAAGAAGGGCATGCAGAATTACAATTTTTGCCTTTGGCTGAGGTGGCGAGTTTGACTGAGCAAATTGGGCCTAATCAGATTAATAGGGAAAGTGGCAAACGCAATGTCGTGATCACGGCCAATGTCAGTGGACGAGATTTAGGATCTGTAATAAGTGACATTCAACAAAAAATGGCCGCAGTTTCGTTACCACCCGGTTATTGGCTTGATTATGGTGGCACGTTTAAGCAACTGCAATCGGCTACGGCGCGCTTAACTCTGGTCGTTCCACTGACGTTATTATTAATTTTGCTCATGCTTTACAGCGCATTAAATAATTGGCGTGATACTTTAGTGGTGTTTAGTGGTGTGCCTTTTGCGTTATGTGGTGGCGTGTTTGCATTGTTACTTCGTGATATGCCAATTTCTATTTCTGCAGCGGTTGGTTTTATCGCATTATGTGGTATTGCGGTACTCAATGGCATTGTGATGGTGAGCTTTATTCGTCAATTGCAATATCAGGGGCAATCCTTAGATGAAGCAATCATGTCGGGGGCGATGTCACGTTTGCGACCTGTGCTGATGACGGCTTTAGTTGCAAGCTTAGGGTTTATTCCGATGGCCTTTAATATTGGGACCGGCGCAGAAATTCAGCGCCCTTTAGCAACAGTCGTTATTGGCGGTATTGTGAGCTCAACCTTGCTGACGTTATTAGTCTTGCCTGCCATTTATCGTTTAGCAGAGCGTTTACGGATTAAATAA
- a CDS encoding GFA family protein produces MYQGSCLCGSITLTITGTISDIIHCHCSLCRKSTGSAFATNGFVQTNDLVITKGQDMLQSFELRPGKKRHFCRQCASPIFSDNAAEPTRVRLRLGILDSAITEKPISHNFVSSKANWDSLDCTLPHYDGHEPSRSVAK; encoded by the coding sequence ATGTACCAAGGAAGCTGTTTATGCGGGTCAATTACATTAACAATTACAGGCACAATTTCAGATATTATTCATTGTCATTGCTCTTTATGTCGAAAATCGACTGGCTCTGCTTTTGCGACAAATGGCTTTGTGCAAACCAATGATTTAGTGATCACCAAAGGTCAAGACATGCTGCAATCTTTTGAGTTGCGCCCTGGTAAAAAGCGCCATTTTTGCCGCCAATGTGCTTCCCCCATTTTTAGCGATAATGCAGCCGAACCAACACGAGTTCGCTTACGTTTAGGCATTTTAGATTCTGCAATTACTGAAAAACCGATTTCACATAACTTTGTCAGTTCCAAAGCAAACTGGGACAGCCTAGATTGCACATTACCTCACTACGATGGTCACGAGCCATCACGCTCAGTGGCTAAATAA